Proteins from a genomic interval of Apteryx mantelli isolate bAptMan1 chromosome 5, bAptMan1.hap1, whole genome shotgun sequence:
- the MCUB gene encoding calcium uniporter regulatory subunit MCUb, mitochondrial isoform X2, whose translation MWVQLLRQTRSWIHQKGAFYSTLVPSDGVTVNYRYGLPVITLTLPTRGERCQFTVKPMVVTVGAFLQDVQREDKGIEKAEVFATDGSKVSDTTLMEVLLMNDFKLVINNTTHSVSAPKKDKLSSEHATEMEDIKSLVHRLFVAVHIEDHQIRKERELLQKLEYLKEQLLPLEQMKARITDSADAKTTRLLWVGLALMSTQGGALAWLTWWVYSWDIMEPVTYFITYGSAMAFYAYFILTKQDYIYPGAKDRQFLHYFYRKSKSQCFSVQQYNKLKEDLAEAEESLRRLRQPLQLRLPIQQINEKD comes from the exons ATGTGG GTGCAGCTGTTGAGGCAAACTAGAAGTTGGATACACCAGAAGGGAGCATTTTACAGCACGCTGGTGCCATCTGATG gaGTAACTGTTAATTACAGATATGGTCTTCCTGTGATAACTCTTACGTTGCCCACAAGAGGAGAACGCTGTCAGTTTACTGTCAAGCCAATGGTAGTAACAGTTGGAGCATTTCTGCAGGATGTACAGAGAGAAGATAAAGGAATTGAGAAAGCAGAAGTCTTTGCAACAG ATGGTAGCAAGGTCTCTGATACAACCTTGATGGAGGTCTTATTGATGAATGACTTTAAACTTGTTATCAACAACACAACGCACAGTGTGTCAGCTCCTAAAAAAG ATAAGCTGAGTAGTGAGCATGCTACTGAAATGGAAGATATCAAATCCTTGGTTCACAGACTGTTCGTGGCTGTACATATAGAAGATCAccagatcaggaaagagagagaattaCTACAGAAACTGGAATATCTGAAAGAACAGCTGCTGCCTCTTGAACAG aTGAAAGCCAGAATCACAGACAGTGCAGATGCGAAGACCACCAGGCTTCTATGGGTGGGCTTAGCTCTGATGTCAACACAAGGGGGAGCGTTGGCGTGGCTCACATGGTGGGTCTATTCGTGGGATATCATGGAGCCAGTCACATACTTTATCACTTATGGGAGTGCCATGGCTTTCTATGCCTACTTCATTCTAACTAAACAG GACTACATTTACCCAGGTGCTAAAGACAGGCAGTTCCTCCACTACTTCTATCGGAAATCCAAAAGCCAGTGTTTCAGTGTGCAACAATATAACAAGCTAAAAGAAGACCTAGCAGAG